Proteins found in one Coffea eugenioides isolate CCC68of chromosome 5, Ceug_1.0, whole genome shotgun sequence genomic segment:
- the LOC113771855 gene encoding ATP-dependent DNA helicase PIF1-like, producing MKQLFSSALATLRYYSSATYHSTKWSKNRYNYKSKWGGLSSPIKPKTRWTNEQSQVLNKSKMNSPKMPRKPRMKWTDEQTQVLNAILEGKSVFVSGSAGTGKTALLEHVIKKLKKIHGRSQVFVTASTGVAACALNGMTLHSFAGTGLGGVDRASLLTRVLSDRRAYRRWIKAKVLVMDESSMIEADFFNDLEFIASEIRGQDPLLKGKVWGGIQLVVSGDFFQLPPVLKKKKKKGAKVFAFEADCWNASFDLQIELTKVFRQSEADLVKLLQGIRRGESDPEDLQILKQRCFSSEEDPSAVQLFPRNEDVNRVNKKHLQSLGEQIFVYSAVDSGEEPSKKQLRSGIAPDQLELCKGARVMLCKNINPWLKLVNGATGTIIDFHDKIDAFYESAGNCDDSDIHSICSDGYLLPVVKFDSGQVLKIGLETWVVMDGERVVAKRKQIPLILAWALSIHKCQGMTLDRLHTDLRRAFGCGMVYVALSRVKTLDGLHLSGFNPSKIEADPKVLQFYQNLSSSRY from the coding sequence ATGAAGCAGTTGTTCTCCTCTGCTTTAGCAACATTGAGGTATTATTCGAGTGCCACTTACCATAGCACAAAATGGAGCAAAAATAGATATAACTACAAGAGCAAATGGGGTGGTCTTTCTTCCCCTATAAAGCCGAAGACGAGGTGGACTAATGAGCAATCTCAAGTCTTAAACAAGAGCAAAATGAATTCTCCTAAAATGCCTAGAAAGCCTAGAATGAAGTGGACTGATGAGCAAACACAAGTCTTGAATGCCATTCTCGAGGGAAAGTCTGTATTTGTCAGTGGATCAGCAGGGACCGGTAAAACTGCTTTGCTTGAGCATGTTataaagaaactcaagaaaattCATGGTCGATCCCAGGTTTTTGTGACAGCTTCCACAGGAGTTGCTGCTTGTGCCCTTAATGGTATGACCCTTCACTCATTTGCAGGCACTGGTCTCGGTGGTGTTGATCGTGCAAGTTTGCTAACTAGGGTTCTTTCAGATAGGAGGGCATATCGGAGGTGGATCAAGGCCAAAGTGCTAGTCATGGATGAAAGTAGCATGATTGAGGCTGACTTCTTCAATGATCTTGAGTTCATAGCCAGTGAGATACGGGGTCAGGATCCTTTGTTGAAGGGAAAGGTTTGGGGTGGAATACAGCTAGTTGTGAGTGGTGACTTTTTCCAATTACCTCCTGTTctcaaaaagaagaagaagaagggtgCCAAAGTATTTGCATTTGAAGCTGATTGCTGGAATGCAAGTTTTGATTTGCAAATTGAGCTCACAAAGGTTTTCCGGCAATCAGAGGCTGATCTTGTGAAATTACTGCAGGGAATACGTAGAGGAGAGAGTGACCCTGAGGACCTTCAGATATTAAAACAACGATGCTTCTCATCAGAGGAGGATCCTTCAGCTGTACAGCTGTTCCCGAGGAATGAAGATGTCAATAGGGTGAACAAGAAGCACCTGCAAAGCTTAGGCgagcaaatttttgtttattctGCTGTTGACAGTGGTGAAGAGCCATCAAAGAAGCAGCTTAGATCAGGAATTGCACCTGATCAGCTTGAGCTCTGCAAAGGTGCGAGGGTGATGCTCTGCAAAAATATAAACCCTTGGCTTAAACTTGTGAATGGGGCTACTGGTACTATCATAGATTTTCATGACAAAATTGATGCTTTTTATGAAAGTGCTGGGAACTGTGATGATAGTGATATTCACTCCATATGCAGTGATGGTTACTTACTACCTGTAGTAAAATTTGACTCTGGACAAGTACTTAAGATTGGTTTAGAAACATGGGTTGTAATGGATGGAGAAAGGGTTGTTGCTAAGCGAAAGCAGATACCCCTCATACTGGCTTGGGCACTAAGCATTCACAAATGTCAGGGAATGACTCTTGACCGCCTTCACACAGACCTCCGTCGGGCTTTTGGCTGTGGAATGGTCTATGTTGCGCTTTCACGGGTGAAAACCTTGGATGGACTTCATTTATCTGGTTTTAATCCTTCTAAGATCGAGGCAGACCCAAAGGTTCTGCAATTCTATCAGAATCTTTCAAGTTCACGATATTAG
- the LOC113769832 gene encoding integrin-linked protein kinase 1-like, with product METKSQQRFGFGRQSSLAPEGRNDDAAIASVGDDDVDPGVRLMYMANEGDVEGIKEALDSGTSVNFRDVDGRTVLHVAACQGQDDVVKLLLRRGAEVDVKDCWGSTPLADAIYYKNNDVIKLLEAHGAKPLMVPMQVRNAREVPEYEIDPRELDFSKSVDITKGTFCIASWRGTLVAVKRLGEELLTDEDKVKAFRDELALLQKLRHPNVVQFLGAVTQSSPMMIITEYLPKGDLCAFLRRRGALKPALAVKFALDIARGMNYLHEHKPEAIIHRDLEPSNILRDDSGHLKVADFGLSKLVIVGTRTIKEDKPVGCQETSWRYLAPEVDKNEEYDTKVDVFSFALILQEMIEGCPPFSDKQERLVPKLYVANERPPFRAPPKLYAHKLRELIEDCWKDNPSERPTFRQIISELEGIDSHLIRGKRWKVKALKCFQNLEAILKLDHSNSKNRSSRSNLSSIG from the exons ATGGAGACGAAGTCGCAGCAGAGATTTGGATTTGGCAGACAATCGTCACTAGCTCCGGAGGGGAGAAACGACGACGCTGCGATTGCTTCTGTCGGAGATGATGACGTTGATCCTGGAGTGAGGCTAATGTACATGGCGAATGAAGGTGATGTTGAGGGAATTAAGGAGGCTTTGGATTCCGGAACGAGTGTGAATTTCCGTGATGTTGATGGTCGGACGGTGTTGCACGTTGCCGCCTGTCAAGGTCAAGACGACGTCGTCAAGTTGCTACTCCGTCGTGGTGCCGAGGTCGACGTCAAGGATTGCTGGGGCAGCACG CCTCTTGCAGATGCAATTTATTACAAAAACAATGATGTCATTAAGCTTCTGGAGGCACATGGAGCAAAACCTCTG ATGGTTCCCATGCAGGTGCGAAATGCTCGTGAAGTTCCAGAGTATGAAATTGATCCGCGAGAACTTGATTTTAGCAAGAGTGTTGACATAACAAAA GGGACATTCTGCATTGCTTCCTGGCGCGGAACCCTGGTTGCTGTTAAGAGACTTGGCGAGGAATTGTTGACTGACGAAGATAAAGT AAAGGCATTCAGGGATGAGCTTGCTCTGCTTCAAAAGTTGCGTCATCCTAATGTTGTTCAGTTTCTTGGTGCCGTAACGCAAAGTAGTCCAATGATGATCATTACGGAATACCTGCCGAAG GGAGATCTTTGTGCATTCTTAAGACGGAGAGGTGCCTTAAAGCCAGCACTGGCAGTCAAGTTTGCTTTGGATATTGCCAG AGGAATGAATTACTTGCATGAGCATAAACCGGAAGCAATAATTCATCGAGATCTGGAGCCTTC AAACATTCTACGAGATGATTCTGGGCATCTGAAAGTTGCGGACTTTGGACTCAGCAAACTGGTAATAGTTGGAACAAgaacaattaaagaagataaaCCGGTTGGATGCCAAGAGACTTCTT GGCGATATTTGGCTCCTGAAGTTGATAAAAATGAGGAATATGATACTAAAGTTGATGTCTTTTCATTTGCATTAATACTGCAGGAG ATGATTGAAGGCTGTCCTCCATTTTCTGATAAGCAAGAGAGACTAGTCCCAAAATTGTACGTGGCAAATGAACGCCCTCCTTTCAGAGCTCCACCGAAGCTTTATGCTCATAAGCTCAGGGA GTTGATTGAAGACTGCTGGAAAGACAACCCATCGGAAAGACCAACTTTTAGGCAAATAATTTCCGAGTTGGAGGGTATTGATAGCCATCTCATTCGTGGAAAGCGTTGGAAG GTGAAGGCGCTCAAGTGCTTCCAAAACCTTGAAGCCATCCTTAAATTGGATCATTCTAATTCAAAAAACCGGTCCTCCCGTTCAAATCTCTCCTCCATTGGGTGA